From Segatella copri, the proteins below share one genomic window:
- the nqrE gene encoding NADH:ubiquinone reductase (Na(+)-transporting) subunit E: MEHAISLFFRSIFVDNMIFAYFLGMCSYLAVSKNVKTSLGLGLAVTFVLLITVPVDYLLQTKVLSADGILGVDLTYLSFILFIAVIAGIVQLVEMIVEKFSPSLYAALGIFLPLIAVNCAIMGASLFMQQRILMEPTNTQAITSVWDSIVYAVGSGLGWTLAIVLMGAIREKMQYCDVPKPLQGLGITFITVGLMAMAMLCFSGLKI; the protein is encoded by the coding sequence ATGGAGCACGCAATAAGTTTGTTTTTCCGTTCGATTTTCGTCGATAACATGATCTTCGCCTACTTCCTGGGTATGTGTTCATACTTGGCAGTATCCAAGAACGTGAAGACCTCTTTGGGCCTGGGCTTGGCAGTAACCTTCGTGTTGCTCATCACCGTGCCTGTAGATTACCTGTTGCAGACCAAGGTGCTCAGCGCCGATGGAATCCTGGGTGTTGACCTCACATACCTGAGCTTCATCCTCTTCATCGCCGTCATCGCCGGTATCGTACAGCTGGTAGAGATGATTGTAGAGAAGTTCTCACCATCGCTCTATGCAGCGCTGGGTATCTTCCTGCCATTGATTGCCGTAAACTGTGCCATCATGGGTGCATCGCTCTTCATGCAGCAGCGCATCCTGATGGAGCCTACCAATACTCAGGCTATCACCTCAGTATGGGATAGCATCGTTTATGCCGTAGGTTCCGGTCTGGGTTGGACTCTCGCCATCGTGCTGATGGGAGCCATCCGCGAGAAGATGCAGTATTGCGACGTGCCAAAGCCATTGCAGGGACTCGGCATCACATTTATCACAGTAGGCCTCATGGCAATGGCTATGCTTTGCTTCTCAGGCTTGAAAATCTAA
- a CDS encoding DUF5675 family protein — protein sequence MEIIVKRIAKKKTYTIGHLYLLKEEEVESRQSFSKRLEDKREFRDTFSETLLDKEHYFCDTLEPTWRNLLGITLSPEEVDARSGRVSGKIARKVRGKTAIPEGTYPLLVTPSPRFKCFLPLVQGVPGFEGIRIHAGNYPDDTQGCILVGENKFRGMVVNSRIWLNRLISRIAEAREQGESVWITVI from the coding sequence ATGGAAATAATAGTAAAGCGAATAGCCAAGAAGAAGACCTATACGATAGGTCATCTTTATCTTCTGAAAGAGGAGGAGGTAGAGAGCCGCCAGAGTTTCAGCAAGCGTTTGGAAGACAAACGTGAATTTCGCGATACCTTCTCTGAGACGCTGCTGGATAAGGAGCATTATTTCTGCGATACGCTGGAGCCTACCTGGCGCAATCTGCTGGGTATCACGCTGAGCCCTGAGGAAGTGGATGCCCGTTCGGGCAGGGTGAGCGGCAAGATAGCGCGCAAGGTTCGGGGCAAGACGGCGATACCCGAGGGCACTTATCCGCTGCTTGTTACCCCGTCGCCCAGGTTTAAGTGTTTTCTGCCTCTCGTTCAGGGAGTGCCCGGTTTCGAGGGCATCCGCATCCATGCAGGCAATTATCCTGACGACACGCAAGGCTGCATCCTGGTGGGCGAGAACAAGTTCAGGGGAATGGTAGTGAACTCCCGCATCTGGCTCAACCGCCTCATCAGCCGCATCGCCGAGGCAAGGGAGCAGGGGGAATCTGTATGGATTACGGTTATCTGA
- a CDS encoding translocation/assembly module TamB domain-containing protein, giving the protein MPPVQAFIGSEVAGALAQKFGTQVSIGKVNLGFFNRIIIDDVMMLDQKGDSMICASRVSAKLDFLPLKDGKISVSSAQLFGLNANIYKQDAKSPMNIQFVLDSLASKDTTRHTPLDLHIGSLIIRHGAVAYNQRDIAPKPGVFSPQHLGITNLSAHIILGHLTDKDIHLAVKKIALKDKSGLQLRNLRFKLDANQQQALLRDFSIELPHSQLQFDDLRATYRIENKHIVKPTLQFQGGIKPSVITLADIACFVPELRKFKDALQLHLQFSGTSTSARIHNLEFKTQSGSLLLRVNGRVSDWDRLLRWKANISALKISGDGIGEVSRNLGKRISIPKEVLRLGDIYYIGEVYGAGKNVGTRGQLKTGVGEVAIKAEKAGSELKASINTQGINLGRILDNGQFGILAASLSAHGNKQHFYAKGSIPRFDFNKYSYRNIQIDGSYNRGLLEGLASIADPNANIQVEGSYSIPRKQYAATAHVQHLLPTILGLKVSDKTYSLNDITVSAKNQGKDSYFDLEAPFASIHVNGEYDYATLTKSFTNLVASKLPTLPGIGKVDRSAKNHFTFQAEITSTEILQRMLGIPLKIEQPVFADGFMNDAEKTVNIYANVPDFSYGAKDYHGVKVRLHTINDSLKVDAQIRQGKWGDNGPGIHVKAAAADNQLFAKLFYDNHSAKLPIQGIIDTRAQFFKNENQVSTAHVTIHPSEIRIDGTPWEVHPADIIYSKNRLLVDHFAVSHDQQHVIVSGLATPEKTDSIVADLKDVDVAYVLNLVNFHSVDFTGKASGKAIIKSLFNDPDAYAQLDVKEFTFENGPLGVLHAGVNFNKELEQIDIHAVADDGPEHQTLINGYVSPKRNYIDLGIDAQGTSMKFLENFCGSFMNQVEAWGNGHLNVVGDLKNINLVGDLTAHGKVHLKQLNTDYTFDALHAHAIPDDILIENDTIFDRNRNIAILSGGIHHKHLTRLSYDLDIKAHNFLGFDTREFGDNTFYGTIYATGEVGIHGKSGETVIDINAEPEPGSIFVYNVASPDAISDKSFIHWHEIVPDIMDSLNGVPTTKQREDDIDFESDMRINFLVNTNQNLTLKLIMDEQSGDYITLNGDGVIRANYFNKGSFDMFGNYVVDHGTYKLTIQNLIKKEFEFMPGGTIAFGGNPYNAPLNLRAKYTVNGVPLSDLRIGRSFSGNNIRVDCLMDITGTPQSPKVDFSMDLPTVNSDAKQMIYSIINSQEEMNQQVLYLLGIGRFYAQTNNNQVSEDGEQQSQTSLAMQSLLSGTISQQLNTVLSNVVKSNNWNFGANISTGDEGFNNAEYEGILSGKLLNNRLLFNGQFGYRDNPNATQSFIGDFDLRYLIFPNGNLAIRMYNQTNDRYFTRNSLNTQGLGLIMKKDFNGWRDFFGIKKKKKKKKK; this is encoded by the coding sequence GTGCCACCAGTACAGGCCTTCATCGGCTCTGAAGTAGCCGGTGCGCTGGCTCAGAAATTCGGCACTCAGGTAAGTATCGGAAAGGTGAACCTGGGCTTCTTCAACCGCATTATCATAGATGACGTGATGATGCTCGACCAGAAGGGCGACAGCATGATCTGTGCTTCGCGCGTATCGGCAAAGCTCGATTTCCTGCCTTTGAAGGATGGCAAGATTTCGGTTTCATCTGCCCAGCTCTTCGGGCTCAACGCCAACATCTACAAGCAGGATGCCAAGAGCCCGATGAACATCCAGTTCGTGCTCGATTCGCTGGCTTCGAAAGATACCACCCGCCATACTCCGCTCGACCTGCACATCGGAAGCCTGATTATCCGCCATGGTGCCGTTGCCTACAACCAGCGCGATATTGCGCCTAAGCCGGGCGTCTTTTCGCCGCAGCATCTAGGCATCACCAACCTCTCTGCCCACATTATTCTGGGCCATCTCACCGACAAGGATATCCATCTGGCTGTCAAGAAGATAGCGCTGAAAGATAAATCAGGACTTCAACTCAGAAATCTGAGATTCAAACTCGATGCCAACCAGCAGCAAGCCCTGCTCAGAGACTTCAGTATCGAGCTCCCTCATTCGCAATTGCAGTTTGATGACCTGCGCGCTACCTACCGCATCGAGAACAAGCATATCGTAAAGCCTACACTCCAGTTTCAGGGCGGCATCAAGCCATCCGTCATCACGCTTGCCGATATTGCCTGCTTCGTGCCTGAACTCCGCAAGTTCAAGGATGCCCTGCAGCTTCATCTCCAGTTTTCGGGCACCAGTACATCTGCACGCATCCATAACCTCGAATTCAAGACTCAGAGCGGCAGTCTGCTGCTCAGGGTTAACGGCCGTGTGAGCGATTGGGACCGCCTTCTGCGCTGGAAGGCAAACATCTCAGCCCTCAAGATATCAGGCGATGGCATCGGAGAAGTTTCCAGAAATCTGGGCAAACGCATCAGCATTCCGAAAGAAGTGCTGCGCCTGGGCGACATATATTATATAGGTGAGGTATATGGTGCTGGCAAGAACGTAGGCACCCGCGGCCAGCTGAAGACCGGCGTGGGCGAAGTAGCCATCAAGGCCGAAAAGGCTGGCTCCGAGCTCAAGGCTAGCATCAACACCCAGGGCATCAACCTGGGCCGAATCCTCGACAACGGGCAGTTCGGCATCCTGGCAGCATCGCTTTCGGCTCACGGCAACAAGCAGCATTTCTATGCCAAGGGCAGCATTCCGCGCTTCGATTTCAACAAGTACAGCTACCGCAACATTCAGATAGACGGCAGCTATAACCGGGGATTGCTCGAAGGACTCGCATCCATCGCCGACCCTAACGCCAACATCCAGGTAGAAGGCTCCTACTCCATCCCCCGCAAGCAGTATGCAGCTACTGCCCATGTACAGCATCTGCTGCCAACCATTCTGGGACTGAAGGTTTCTGACAAGACCTACAGTCTCAATGACATCACCGTAAGCGCCAAGAACCAGGGCAAGGACAGCTATTTCGACCTCGAAGCCCCGTTCGCCAGCATCCATGTTAACGGAGAGTACGATTACGCTACCCTCACCAAGAGCTTCACCAACCTGGTAGCCAGCAAACTGCCTACCCTTCCGGGCATCGGCAAGGTAGACAGGAGTGCGAAGAACCATTTCACCTTCCAGGCAGAAATCACCTCTACCGAGATTCTGCAGCGCATGCTGGGCATTCCGCTGAAGATAGAGCAGCCCGTCTTTGCCGATGGATTCATGAACGATGCCGAGAAAACCGTCAACATCTATGCCAACGTGCCTGACTTCAGCTATGGCGCAAAAGACTATCATGGCGTCAAAGTGCGACTGCATACCATCAACGATTCGCTCAAGGTAGATGCACAGATTAGGCAGGGCAAATGGGGAGATAACGGACCGGGCATCCACGTAAAGGCAGCCGCTGCCGACAACCAGCTCTTCGCCAAGCTCTTCTACGACAACCATTCGGCTAAGCTCCCTATTCAGGGCATCATCGATACGAGGGCGCAGTTCTTCAAGAACGAAAATCAGGTTTCTACCGCCCACGTAACCATACACCCGTCTGAAATCAGAATCGACGGCACGCCGTGGGAGGTTCATCCTGCCGACATCATCTACAGCAAGAACCGCCTGCTGGTAGACCATTTCGCCGTGAGCCACGACCAGCAGCACGTCATCGTTTCCGGTCTTGCTACACCCGAGAAGACCGATTCTATCGTAGCTGATTTGAAGGATGTAGATGTAGCATACGTGCTGAACCTCGTCAATTTCCATTCGGTAGATTTCACCGGCAAGGCTTCGGGCAAGGCTATCATCAAGAGCCTCTTCAACGACCCTGATGCCTACGCCCAGCTAGACGTGAAGGAGTTTACCTTCGAAAACGGACCGCTCGGTGTGCTCCATGCTGGTGTCAACTTCAACAAGGAGCTCGAACAGATTGATATTCATGCAGTTGCCGATGATGGTCCGGAGCATCAGACGCTCATCAACGGATACGTCTCGCCTAAGCGCAACTATATCGACCTGGGTATCGATGCCCAGGGCACCAGCATGAAATTCCTCGAGAATTTCTGCGGCAGTTTCATGAACCAGGTAGAAGCCTGGGGCAATGGCCATCTCAATGTGGTGGGCGATTTGAAAAACATCAATCTCGTGGGCGACCTTACCGCTCACGGCAAGGTGCACCTCAAGCAGCTCAACACCGATTACACCTTCGATGCGCTCCATGCACACGCTATCCCAGATGATATCCTCATAGAGAATGATACCATCTTCGACCGCAACCGCAACATAGCCATCCTGAGCGGAGGCATCCACCACAAGCACCTCACCAGGCTGAGCTACGACCTCGATATCAAGGCGCACAACTTCCTGGGCTTCGATACCCGCGAGTTTGGCGACAACACCTTCTATGGCACCATCTATGCCACAGGCGAGGTAGGCATTCACGGCAAGAGCGGCGAAACCGTCATAGATATCAACGCCGAACCCGAACCGGGCAGCATCTTTGTATATAATGTGGCAAGTCCGGACGCCATCAGCGACAAGAGCTTTATCCACTGGCACGAGATTGTGCCGGATATCATGGACAGCCTGAACGGGGTTCCAACCACGAAACAGAGAGAGGATGACATCGATTTCGAATCGGATATGCGCATCAACTTCCTCGTAAACACCAACCAGAACCTCACGCTCAAGCTGATCATGGACGAGCAGTCGGGCGATTACATCACCCTGAACGGAGATGGCGTAATTCGCGCCAACTACTTCAACAAGGGCTCGTTCGACATGTTTGGCAACTATGTGGTAGACCACGGCACCTACAAGCTCACCATCCAGAATCTCATCAAGAAGGAGTTCGAGTTCATGCCGGGCGGCACCATCGCCTTCGGTGGCAATCCATACAATGCCCCACTCAACCTGCGGGCTAAATATACCGTAAACGGAGTGCCGCTGAGCGACCTGCGCATAGGCCGTTCGTTCTCGGGCAACAACATCCGCGTAGACTGCCTGATGGACATCACCGGCACGCCTCAATCGCCTAAGGTAGATTTCTCTATGGACCTGCCTACGGTTAACAGCGATGCAAAGCAGATGATCTACTCTATCATCAATTCGCAGGAAGAGATGAACCAGCAGGTGCTCTATCTCTTGGGCATCGGCCGGTTCTACGCCCAGACCAACAACAACCAGGTGAGCGAGGATGGCGAACAGCAGAGTCAGACTTCGCTGGCGATGCAGAGCCTGCTGAGCGGCACCATCTCGCAGCAGCTGAACACCGTACTTTCCAACGTGGTGAAGAGCAACAACTGGAATTTCGGTGCCAACATATCCACGGGCGATGAAGGTTTCAACAATGCCGAATATGAGGGCATTCTGAGTGGCAAGCTGCTCAACAACCGGTTACTCTTCAATGGCCAGTTCGGTTATCGCGACAATCCGAATGCCACGCAGAGTTTCATCGGCGATTTCGACCTCCGCTACCTCATCTTCCCTAACGGCAACCTCGCCATACGCATGTACAATCAGACCAACGACCGCTATTTTACGCGCAACAGTCTGAACACGCAGGGTCTCGGTCTCATCATGAAGAAAGACTTCAACGGCTGGCGCGATTTCTTCGGCATCAAAAAGAAGAAGAAGAAGAAAAAGAAATAA
- a CDS encoding FMN-binding protein translates to MKTNSNSYTIIYSVIIVVIVAFLLAFVSSSLKTKQDANVALDTQKQILNSLNLRDLDNATAAAKYKEVVKDEKEKDGMKYYECEIDGQKKTVYSVKGMGLWGGISGFIAVDADNNTIYGVYFNHEGETAGLGAEIKDNLKWQQKFQGKKIHKDGVEGIALGVEKDAPASDPNNVDAVTGATLTSNGVDAMLKEGLAKFIK, encoded by the coding sequence ATGAAGACAAATTCAAATAGCTATACTATTATCTATTCGGTTATCATCGTGGTAATCGTGGCATTCCTGCTCGCGTTCGTGTCTTCTTCGCTGAAGACAAAACAGGATGCCAACGTGGCTCTTGATACTCAGAAGCAGATTCTGAACTCTCTGAACCTGCGCGACCTTGACAACGCTACTGCGGCTGCCAAATATAAAGAGGTGGTGAAGGACGAGAAGGAGAAGGACGGCATGAAGTATTACGAGTGCGAGATTGATGGTCAGAAGAAGACCGTTTACTCTGTAAAGGGTATGGGTCTCTGGGGCGGCATTTCAGGCTTCATCGCCGTGGATGCCGACAACAACACCATCTATGGCGTATATTTCAACCACGAAGGCGAGACAGCCGGACTCGGTGCTGAAATCAAGGACAACTTGAAGTGGCAGCAGAAGTTCCAGGGCAAGAAGATTCACAAGGATGGAGTAGAGGGCATCGCTCTGGGCGTAGAGAAAGACGCTCCTGCCAGCGACCCTAACAATGTAGATGCCGTTACCGGTGCTACATTGACATCCAACGGTGTGGATGCCATGCTCAAGGAAGGTCTTGCTAAATTCATTAAATAA
- a CDS encoding Na(+)-translocating NADH-quinone reductase subunit A, whose product MANVIKLRKGLDINLTGKASKDVTLQVAQAGEYALVPAAFVGVTPKVVVREGDHVNAGDALFVNKACPEVKFASPVSGEVTAIERGERRKVLCVKVKADAVQTSTDFGKKNVDALDGEAVKQALLEAGLFGYINQLPYAVSTTPDTKPKAIFVSALRDMPLAADFEVELEGNEEAFQTGLTALSKIAKTYLGVGVDQHSNALGEAKNVELNVFDGPCPAGNVGVQVNNIDPVNKGEVVWTVDPASVIFFGRLFLTGKVDLHKTVAVAGSEIKTPGYAEVLVGTPLSSFVANQLKATDHVRLINGNPLTGVKTTTADFVGGHTSEITAIPEGDDNDEMLGWILPRTDQFSTSRSYLSWLFGKKKEYNLDARVKGGERHMIMSGEYDKVLPMDIYGEYLIKAIITGDIDKQEQLGIYEVSPEDFAVAEFVDSSKLELQKIVREGLNTLRKENA is encoded by the coding sequence ATGGCAAATGTAATTAAGTTACGTAAAGGCTTGGACATTAACCTTACGGGTAAGGCTTCCAAGGATGTAACGCTCCAGGTGGCTCAGGCTGGCGAGTATGCGCTGGTTCCTGCGGCTTTCGTGGGTGTGACTCCTAAGGTAGTGGTACGCGAGGGCGATCATGTCAATGCCGGAGATGCCTTGTTTGTGAACAAGGCTTGCCCGGAGGTGAAGTTTGCCTCGCCAGTGAGCGGAGAAGTAACCGCCATTGAGAGAGGTGAGCGCCGAAAGGTGCTCTGCGTGAAGGTGAAGGCCGACGCAGTACAGACCTCTACGGATTTTGGTAAGAAAAACGTTGATGCGTTAGACGGTGAGGCTGTCAAGCAGGCGCTGCTTGAGGCTGGTCTCTTCGGATACATCAACCAGTTGCCTTATGCTGTGTCCACAACTCCCGACACCAAGCCTAAGGCAATTTTCGTTTCTGCCCTCCGCGACATGCCGCTCGCAGCCGACTTTGAGGTAGAACTCGAAGGCAACGAAGAGGCTTTCCAGACGGGTTTGACAGCCTTGAGCAAGATTGCGAAAACTTATCTTGGTGTTGGCGTTGACCAGCACAGCAATGCGCTCGGCGAGGCTAAGAACGTAGAACTCAATGTATTCGACGGTCCTTGTCCGGCAGGTAATGTAGGCGTACAGGTGAACAACATCGACCCTGTAAACAAGGGCGAGGTAGTTTGGACAGTAGATCCAGCATCGGTTATCTTCTTCGGAAGACTCTTCCTGACAGGTAAGGTTGATTTGCACAAGACTGTAGCTGTAGCTGGTAGTGAAATCAAGACTCCTGGCTATGCTGAAGTTTTGGTAGGTACACCTTTAAGCAGTTTTGTAGCCAATCAGCTGAAAGCTACTGACCATGTGCGACTTATCAATGGCAATCCTCTTACCGGTGTAAAGACGACTACAGCCGATTTCGTAGGTGGTCATACATCAGAGATTACAGCCATCCCAGAGGGTGATGACAACGACGAGATGCTGGGTTGGATTCTTCCACGTACCGATCAGTTCTCTACATCGCGTTCATATCTTTCCTGGCTCTTCGGCAAGAAGAAGGAGTATAATCTCGATGCCCGCGTGAAGGGTGGCGAGCGCCACATGATCATGAGCGGCGAGTATGACAAGGTGCTCCCGATGGACATCTATGGTGAGTATCTCATCAAGGCAATCATCACCGGCGATATCGACAAGCAGGAGCAGCTCGGTATCTACGAGGTAAGTCCTGAAGATTTTGCTGTGGCTGAGTTCGTGGATTCATCTAAGCTCGAATTGCAGAAGATTGTACGCGAGGGCTTGAATACCCTGCGCAAGGAGAACGCTTAG
- a CDS encoding NADH:ubiquinone reductase (Na(+)-transporting) subunit D codes for MALFSKQNKEAFIKPLNGDNPILVQVLGICSALAVTSQLKPAIVMGLAVTIITAFSNVIISIIRNTIPQRIRIIVQLVVVAALVTIVSQVLKAFAYDVSVQLSVYVGLIITNCILMGRLEAFAMMNKPWPSFLDGVGNGLGYALILVIMGAVREFLGRGSLLGFQLIPEGAYNFGYVNNGMMTMPAMALILVGCVIWVHRAYIYKEEK; via the coding sequence ATGGCATTATTTAGTAAACAAAATAAGGAGGCATTCATCAAGCCACTGAACGGCGACAACCCTATCCTCGTCCAGGTGCTTGGTATCTGTAGTGCCCTGGCTGTTACTTCACAGTTGAAGCCAGCCATTGTGATGGGACTTGCCGTTACTATCATCACGGCATTCTCTAACGTGATTATTTCCATCATCCGCAACACCATCCCTCAGCGCATCCGTATCATCGTTCAGCTGGTGGTAGTTGCTGCCCTGGTTACCATCGTGAGCCAGGTGCTGAAGGCTTTCGCCTACGACGTGAGCGTGCAGCTCTCTGTGTATGTGGGTCTGATCATCACCAACTGTATCCTGATGGGTCGCTTGGAGGCGTTCGCCATGATGAACAAGCCTTGGCCTTCATTCCTCGATGGTGTAGGTAATGGTTTGGGTTACGCCCTCATCCTCGTGATTATGGGTGCTGTTCGTGAGTTCCTGGGCCGCGGCTCTTTGCTCGGTTTCCAGCTGATACCGGAGGGAGCTTACAACTTTGGATATGTTAACAACGGTATGATGACCATGCCAGCCATGGCATTGATTCTCGTTGGATGTGTAATCTGGGTACATCGTGCCTATATTTATAAGGAGGAGAAGTAA
- a CDS encoding NADH:ubiquinone reductase (Na(+)-transporting) subunit B: MSALRNYLNKIKPNFQEGGKLHAFESVFDGFESFLYVPNTTAKSGASIHDSIDSKRIMSFVVIALIPALLFGMYNVGYQNFKAAGTLDAASFIEVFGFGFLAVLPKLLVSYIVGLGIEFAWAQWKHEEIQEGYLVSGIIIPLIIPVSTPLWMLALACAFAVIFCKEIFGGTGMNIFNVAVGARMFLFFSYPLAMSGDKVWVAKDAIFGLGNTLPDGFTAATPLGQLAQGSIPSASLCDSVIGFIPGCIGETSVIAIAIGAIILLWTGIASWKTMGSVFAGGIVMALIFQALGMTPIAWYEHIVLGGFCFGAVFMATDPVTSARTEKGKYFYGFFIGAIAVIVRVMNPGYPEGMMLAIFFGNMFAPLIDYCVVQGNISRRAKRAIK; this comes from the coding sequence ATGAGTGCATTAAGAAATTATCTCAATAAGATAAAGCCTAACTTCCAAGAGGGAGGTAAGCTGCATGCCTTCGAGAGCGTGTTTGACGGTTTTGAGAGCTTCCTGTACGTGCCAAATACGACAGCGAAGAGCGGAGCCAGCATCCACGATTCCATCGACTCGAAGCGCATCATGAGCTTTGTGGTAATCGCCCTGATTCCTGCATTGCTCTTCGGTATGTATAATGTGGGATACCAGAATTTCAAGGCTGCAGGTACACTGGACGCTGCCAGCTTCATCGAGGTCTTCGGCTTCGGATTCCTGGCTGTCCTCCCTAAGTTGCTGGTTAGCTACATCGTGGGTCTCGGCATCGAGTTTGCCTGGGCTCAGTGGAAGCACGAGGAAATCCAGGAGGGTTACCTCGTCAGCGGTATCATCATCCCGTTGATCATTCCTGTCTCTACACCGCTGTGGATGCTCGCTCTGGCGTGCGCCTTCGCAGTCATCTTCTGCAAGGAAATCTTCGGTGGTACCGGTATGAACATCTTCAATGTGGCTGTGGGTGCCCGTATGTTCCTCTTCTTCTCATATCCATTGGCTATGAGTGGTGATAAGGTTTGGGTGGCTAAGGATGCTATCTTCGGTCTGGGTAACACCCTGCCTGATGGCTTCACTGCTGCTACTCCTCTCGGTCAGCTGGCTCAGGGCAGCATACCTTCAGCTAGTCTCTGCGATTCTGTCATCGGTTTCATTCCTGGCTGTATCGGTGAGACATCAGTCATCGCCATCGCCATCGGTGCCATCATCCTTCTCTGGACAGGCATCGCATCCTGGAAGACCATGGGCTCAGTATTCGCAGGCGGCATCGTGATGGCGCTTATCTTCCAGGCTCTCGGCATGACACCTATCGCCTGGTATGAGCACATCGTTCTCGGTGGTTTCTGCTTCGGAGCCGTATTCATGGCCACCGACCCTGTAACCTCTGCCCGTACAGAGAAGGGTAAGTACTTCTACGGATTCTTCATCGGTGCCATCGCCGTCATCGTACGTGTGATGAACCCAGGTTATCCAGAGGGTATGATGCTCGCTATCTTCTTCGGCAACATGTTTGCTCCACTCATCGACTACTGTGTAGTTCAGGGCAACATCTCTCGCCGTGCTAAACGTGCTATTAAATAA